A portion of the Corynebacterium occultum genome contains these proteins:
- a CDS encoding VOC family protein: protein MTTYNPGPRIAQVGGISLSTPDLEKSLGFFRDLLGMEVVFQTEEVAYLRGYMELGHHSLVLRRSEEAIVDSYSLRVQRPEDVELFYHQLQAQDIDVIELPAGQERGRGEAIRFLWPGAGHPLELFYHLDKPEAPEEIRSKLPSNSSKRRGLGVRRIDHLNLQCAPGDMNQAEGWLRENLGFKRREFIRIPENNLVVASWMSVTPQVHDIALVANPFEKSAQLHHVAFNLENFSDLLTAADVLKDHDVQFDIGPGKHGIGQALYLYVRDPGSGHRVELYAGGYLVFDPDWEAIEWTPATVRDGLTWFGDPLEMGPDNSMAPTTNSAPLRPRVVQPV from the coding sequence ATGACCACCTACAATCCCGGCCCCCGTATCGCCCAGGTCGGAGGCATCAGCCTCAGCACCCCCGATCTGGAGAAGTCCCTCGGGTTCTTCCGTGATCTGCTCGGCATGGAAGTGGTCTTCCAGACCGAGGAGGTGGCCTACCTTCGCGGCTACATGGAACTGGGACATCATTCCCTGGTCCTTCGCCGCAGTGAGGAAGCCATCGTCGATTCCTACAGCCTGCGGGTGCAGCGTCCCGAAGATGTGGAGCTGTTCTACCACCAACTCCAAGCCCAGGACATCGATGTCATTGAGCTTCCCGCAGGCCAGGAACGCGGCCGCGGCGAGGCCATCCGTTTCCTGTGGCCCGGTGCCGGCCATCCCCTCGAGCTGTTCTACCACCTCGACAAGCCCGAGGCGCCCGAGGAGATCCGTTCCAAGCTGCCGTCGAACAGCTCCAAGCGCCGCGGACTGGGGGTGCGCCGCATCGACCACCTGAACCTCCAGTGCGCCCCCGGTGACATGAACCAGGCAGAAGGCTGGCTGCGCGAGAACCTGGGCTTTAAGCGCCGCGAGTTCATCCGCATCCCCGAGAACAATCTTGTCGTAGCCTCGTGGATGTCGGTGACCCCCCAGGTTCATGACATTGCCCTGGTGGCCAACCCCTTTGAGAAATCAGCGCAGCTGCACCACGTGGCCTTCAACCTGGAGAACTTCTCCGACCTGCTCACCGCCGCCGATGTGCTCAAGGACCATGACGTCCAATTCGACATCGGTCCCGGCAAGCACGGTATCGGCCAGGCCCTCTATCTCTACGTCCGTGACCCCGGTTCCGGACACCGCGTGGAGCTCTACGCCGGCGGTTACCTGGTCTTCGACCCCGACTGGGAGGCGATTGAGTGGACCCCTGCCACCGTCAGGGACGGGTTGACCTGGTTCGGTGACCCGCTGGAGATGGGCCCGGACAACTCCATGGCCCCCACCACCAACTCCGCCCCTCTGCGTCCCCGGGTTGTCCAACCGGTCTGA
- a CDS encoding alpha/beta fold hydrolase yields the protein MLQVDLRSEQVQVGDLNLHLTRSGEGFPLIWLHGSGPGASGMSNFKANLSAFQDFENLVFDHPRFGESSRPHIEEPLIAYSGEKILQAIRTLGLEQVDLIGNSYGGGVAAWIAATAPELVRNLVLMAPGGLTPKNVTEHREMPYGIKLIGKAMTGGVDRPLMEEFVTAMVHDPALVTDELIDERYEAAQKNNPEIEGIPVMGDLADLLGNITARTLLIWGREDRFLPPAWSLLWLEAITDSELHIYPRCGHWAQYEQLDSFNELTGTFLRRTA from the coding sequence ATGCTGCAAGTCGATTTACGCTCAGAACAGGTGCAGGTCGGAGACCTGAACCTTCACCTGACCCGCTCGGGAGAAGGCTTTCCCCTGATCTGGTTGCACGGCAGTGGTCCGGGCGCCAGTGGGATGTCGAATTTCAAGGCAAACCTGTCCGCGTTCCAGGATTTCGAGAATCTCGTCTTCGACCACCCCCGCTTCGGTGAGTCCAGCCGCCCGCACATTGAGGAACCGCTGATCGCCTACAGCGGGGAGAAGATCCTGCAGGCCATCAGGACACTCGGCCTGGAGCAGGTCGATCTCATCGGCAACAGCTACGGCGGGGGTGTCGCCGCCTGGATCGCCGCCACCGCGCCTGAGCTGGTGCGCAATCTGGTGCTCATGGCACCCGGTGGATTAACCCCCAAGAATGTCACCGAGCACCGGGAGATGCCCTACGGCATCAAGCTCATCGGTAAAGCCATGACCGGCGGGGTGGATCGTCCCCTGATGGAGGAATTCGTCACGGCCATGGTCCATGACCCCGCCCTGGTCACCGATGAGCTCATCGACGAGCGTTATGAGGCCGCGCAGAAGAACAATCCCGAGATCGAGGGCATCCCGGTGATGGGTGACCTCGCGGATCTCCTGGGCAACATCACGGCCCGGACCCTGCTCATCTGGGGTCGGGAGGACCGCTTCCTCCCGCCGGCCTGGTCCCTGCTCTGGCTCGAGGCCATCACGGACTCCGAACTACACATCTATCCCCGCTGCGGACATTGGGCGCAGTACGAGCAACTCGATTCCTTCAATGAACTGACCGGCACTTTCCTCAGGAGGACAGCATGA
- a CDS encoding TetR/AcrR family transcriptional regulator, with the protein MVAKDLPMHQKRRELAEPTRKAILDAAARLMAERGFEGTTVAALEKESGFPASSIYWHFSSKEGVLAAVMERGAVQFLGGVEQRAWQAETAAEQVKRMFIQSGMELITDPEQAQFLQLQLRFRLNRQRHEGKAFYEVCDEVYRRGVEVMHRQIRAAYERHGAQMAENIADKTGALAVAMIDGIYLSRRNSPVEETEMLLEGAATSLALLADSFLPDREP; encoded by the coding sequence ATGGTCGCAAAAGATCTCCCCATGCATCAGAAGCGTCGAGAATTGGCTGAGCCAACGCGGAAAGCCATTCTCGACGCCGCCGCTCGGCTTATGGCTGAGCGGGGATTTGAGGGCACTACAGTTGCCGCGCTGGAGAAGGAATCAGGTTTCCCGGCCAGTTCCATCTACTGGCATTTCTCCAGCAAGGAGGGTGTGTTGGCTGCGGTGATGGAGCGGGGGGCGGTGCAGTTCCTCGGGGGGGTCGAGCAACGTGCCTGGCAGGCGGAGACCGCGGCCGAGCAGGTAAAGCGGATGTTTATCCAGTCAGGCATGGAGCTGATCACCGATCCGGAGCAGGCCCAGTTCCTGCAGCTGCAGTTGAGGTTCCGTCTGAACCGGCAGCGACATGAAGGCAAGGCCTTCTATGAGGTCTGTGATGAGGTCTATCGACGTGGTGTGGAGGTCATGCATCGCCAGATCAGGGCGGCGTATGAGCGACACGGAGCACAGATGGCGGAGAATATCGCCGACAAAACCGGTGCCCTGGCCGTCGCAATGATCGACGGGATCTACCTGTCTAGACGTAATAGTCCAGTGGAAGAGACTGAGATGCTGCTCGAGGGGGCTGCGACTTCACTGGCACTGTTGGCCGACAGCTTTCTCCCGGATCGGGAGCCCTGA
- a CDS encoding transposase yields MADASQMFVTNRPGHAQTVDVLHRARGRCEQRIRDFKNCGLGKLPHTAFRMNQAWAYSAMLAMNLISWAGLITAATPPPSTTSRQRWWVWEPKTLRARMLSIAGVVVRHARRLYIRFDGGAAHRELLEHGLSRLRSTA; encoded by the coding sequence ATGGCCGACGCATCGCAGATGTTTGTCACCAACCGGCCAGGACACGCCCAAACCGTCGATGTTCTCCACCGGGCACGTGGCCGGTGCGAGCAACGCATCCGCGACTTCAAGAACTGTGGCCTGGGAAAACTCCCACACACCGCCTTCCGGATGAACCAGGCGTGGGCCTACTCCGCGATGCTGGCGATGAATCTGATCAGCTGGGCCGGACTGATCACCGCCGCCACACCGCCACCATCAACCACATCCCGGCAACGGTGGTGGGTCTGGGAACCCAAAACCCTACGCGCCCGAATGCTATCGATCGCCGGTGTCGTGGTCCGGCACGCCAGACGCTTATACATCCGCTTCGATGGCGGTGCCGCTCACCGTGAGCTGTTGGAGCACGGCTTGTCCCGGCTGAGATCCACGGCCTGA
- a CDS encoding Ltp family lipoprotein — MEASRTTILPGQDHFRCLSCPSFLHSRENTGLGYSGFSATSLYGQLIFEEFTPGQAQYAIDNVNADWFAEAVESAESYTEYSAFSASGLYDQLIFEGFTPEQAQHGVNSVQ, encoded by the coding sequence TTGGAAGCTTCAAGAACTACCATTTTACCTGGTCAGGATCACTTTCGTTGTCTTTCTTGTCCCTCTTTTCTTCATTCCCGTGAAAACACCGGGCTAGGTTACTCGGGCTTTTCGGCGACCAGTCTCTATGGCCAGCTCATCTTTGAGGAATTCACACCAGGGCAGGCGCAGTATGCCATCGATAATGTGAATGCAGATTGGTTTGCAGAAGCAGTTGAATCAGCAGAGAGCTATACGGAATACTCGGCGTTTTCCGCTTCCGGTCTTTATGACCAACTCATCTTTGAAGGATTCACTCCTGAACAAGCACAACATGGCGTAAATAGCGTTCAATAA
- a CDS encoding cold-shock protein, producing MAQGTVKWFNGEKGFGFIAPSDGSADLFVHYSEIQGGGFRTLEENQPVEFEVGEGAKGPQAQQVHPL from the coding sequence ATGGCACAGGGAACTGTTAAGTGGTTCAACGGCGAAAAGGGCTTTGGTTTCATTGCTCCTTCCGACGGATCCGCTGATCTCTTCGTCCACTACTCCGAGATCCAGGGTGGCGGCTTCCGCACCCTCGAGGAGAACCAGCCGGTTGAGTTCGAGGTCGGTGAAGGTGCCAAGGGCCCGCAGGCCCAGCAGGTTCACCCGCTCTAA